A stretch of Dromaius novaehollandiae isolate bDroNov1 chromosome 8, bDroNov1.hap1, whole genome shotgun sequence DNA encodes these proteins:
- the NIBAN1 gene encoding protein Niban 1 isoform X1, whose product MTAFCRKPGSVCCLFFRSATSCVHCCVLKGLSLSFSAGRTEAVIKNFSPHYRCQYAVAFCRHVQNELEQHRDSQSQFLKTKPPVEAGTVLYETEVLHFAEDLKKWKDRYVVIKNDYTVDCFETKEAYQKGASPKYHILPAGGKVLTSEEDYNLLSDKHFPDPVGSSEKEATQAFAQLPKEFPVYLWQPYLRHSYYCFSEPEAQKQFSAVLNDCVRHSNHDFLKQTTYEVEAFLEAIQFFRQEKGHYGTWEMTTGNEKQILSNLVMEELLPNLQTMILPKMKGKRNDRKRAWFGIVEETYGLVQQQVAEGLSTLKEECRDFAKTLEGTIRSDMDQILNSKNFLAGKIKATVSEPAQKCCAENIQPFLTSILEELMGPVSSGFTEVRSLFDKEVSEIIQNFQKTNDTTKLKENVDQLMNLPFNSVKMEPCYLKVNLLQELLQDLKSRFKVYHMDFVVQRTQNFMQELMENAVYTFEQLFSPSRQADSAKVATTIEKVKLRVLKQYDYDSSTVRKKIFQEALIQITLPTMQKTLASACKPELQKYEQFIFADYTSVIQVENVYEEILYQTLLEETLKVIKEAAILKKHNLFEDNLNLPCESVSSLTDLKTPSGSAQTTSAKKPSTTRAEISDTETQSDETLIVTEKISWEKDHGDGKSSDKEAVVPVNVADNQASPSEKVIVTDIGEKQDSPPYTPKKQEAAEEKLTSQNEDTEKAEFVETLEKELKTQEGAVEEKVTSETETMVKADFGASTETEYKVHEGVMEKMVTSGSKKATEAKLVGDAEKESKVQEEVAEVKLTSPHDNVVESEILGSAKKKTQVEEGIMEELPQSENAVGFGDDGKKESKNQGEITEGRDTSQNENTMKGGSGDRTEKESKSEEKSVKPPDDVNEIRSLLMVTVELPADTPCENIKEICECEALKLQEHDNGNNEMSKIIAAESQVRQMMNKDADCTDLKGDQLSPSSSGTDGTNLVSVSERVCNIAQAEWLVEISDTPQEVKTEMEIDHSVWYTGVGSCESDRLQPEEHTENMSEDKRLDVEEGGARNNHTAPVEVGTESFFPNPAENPDIPQVPILKTQDARTEPIDVPVPSVLEQGEVSAVHVTGEAKSGEGEGKPADESSSHAEIKSAEEIFTEENREDSSVQQNSEE is encoded by the exons GGAGAACAGAGGCGGTGATAAAAAACTTCAGCCCACACTACAGATGCCAGTATGCCGTGGCTTTCTGCAGGCACGTGCAGAACGAGCTGGAGCAGCACCGGGACTCCCAGTCCCAATTCCTGAAGACCAAG CCCCCGGTGGAAGCTGGGACGGTCTTATACGAAACAGAGGTGCTGCATTTTGCTGAGGACCTGAAGAAGTGGAAGGACAGATACGTTGTTATCAAAAATGACTATACCGTGGACTGCTTTGAGACCAAAGAG GCCTACCAGAAAGGAGCCAGCCCTAAATATCATATTCTTCCTGCAGGAGGCAAAGTACTGACTTCAGAAGAAGATTACAATTTGCTGTCTGATAAACATTTTCCAGATCCTGTTG GCTCCAGTGAGAAGGAGGCCACCCAAGCCTTTGCCCAGCTGCCGAAGGAGTTTCCCGTGTACCTGTGGCAGCCGTACTTGAGGCACAGCTACTACTGCTTCTCGGAGCCCGAAGCGCAGAAGCAGTTCAGCGCAGTGCTGAACGATTGCGTGAGACACTCAAACCACG atTTTCTCAAGCAGACCACATATGAAGTAGAGGCATTTTTAGAAGCCATTCAGTTCTTCCGTCAGGAGAAAGGCCACTATGGGACGTGGGAAATGACAACTGGCAATGAAAAACAG ATCTTAAGCAACCTTGTGATGGAGGAACTCCTACCTAACCTTCAGACGATGATCCTGcctaaaatgaaaggaaagaggaaCGATCGGAAGCGGGCCTGGTTTGGT ATTGTGGAAGAAACATATGGCTTAGTCCAGCAGCAAGTTGCAGAAGGATTAAGTACCTTGAAAGAAGAATGCAGAGATTTTGCAAAAACTCTTGAAGGAACAATTCGCTCAGATATGGATCAGATTCTGAACTCAAAGAACTTCTTGGCTGGAAAAATCAAAG CCACTGTTTCTGAGCCGGCCCAGAAGTGCTGCGCAGAAAATATCCAGCCATTTCTCACTTCCATATTGGAGGAGCTCATGGGCCCAGTGAGTTCTGGATTCACCGAAGTCCGCTCGCTCTTTGATAAAGAAGTTAGTGAAATCATCCAGAACTTCCAGAAGACAAATGATACCACAAAGTTAAAGGAG AATGTGGACCAGCTTATGAACCTACCATTCAACTCTGTGAAAATGGAGCCTTGTTATCTGAAAGTGAACCTCCTCCAGGAACTGCTTCAAGACCTCAAGAGTCGCTTCAAGGTCTATCACATGGATTTTGTGGTTCAGAGGACACAGAACTTCATGCAAGAG CTGATGGAAAATGCAGTTTATACTTTTGAGCAGTTGTTCTCTCCAAGTCGCCAAGCCGACTCAGCGAAAGTTGCAACAACCATTGAAAAAGTCAAGCTGAGAGTACTGAAG CAATATGATTATGACAGCAGCACTGTCCGGAAGAAGATATTTCAAGAAGCACTGATACAGATTACTTTGCCCACAATGCAGAAGACACTGGCTTCAGCATGCAAACCA GAGCTGCAGAAATACGAACAGTTCATTTTTGCTGATTACACTAGTGTGATCCAAGTAGAGAACGTCTATGAAGAGATTTTATATCAGACGCTGCTTGAAGAAACCCTGAAAG TAATAAAAGAAGCTGCCATTCTGAAGAAACACAACCTCTTTGAAGATAACTTGAATTTGCCTTGCGAAAGTGTGTCCAGTTTAACTGACCTGAAGACTCCTTCAGGATCAGCTCAAACCACTTCTGCTAAGAAGCCTTCCACCACCAGAGCAGAAATATCAGATACTGAAACTCAAAGTGACGAAACACTCATTGTGACTGAAAAAATTTCTTGGGAGAAAGATCATGGTGATGGAAAGTCATCAGACAAAGAGGCAGTAGTTCCTGTCAATGTGGCTGATAATCAGGCAAGCCCAAGTGAAAAAGTGATCGTTACAGACATCGGTGAAAAACAGGATTCTCCTCCATATACTCCTAAGAAACAAGAAGCTGCAGAGGAAAAATTAACGTCCCAGAATGAAGATACAGAGAAAGCTGAGTTTGTGGAGACCCTTGAGAAAGAACTTAAGACACAAGAAGGGGCTGTGGAGGAAAAAGTAACTTCTGAGACTGAAACTATGGTGAAAGCAGATTTTGGAGCCAGCACTGAAACAGAATACAAGGTACATGAAGGAGTAATGGAGAAAATGGTAACTTCTGGGAGTAAAAAGGCAACAGAAGCCAAGCTTGTAGGAGAcgcagaaaaagaaagcaaagtacAAGAAGAAGTTGCGGAGGTAAAGTTAACTTCCCCACATGATAATGTAGTAGAATCAGAAATTTTAGGGAGTGCTAAAAAGAAAACCCAGGTAGAAGAAGGGATTATGGAAGAATTGCCTCAGAGTGAAAATGCAGTAGGGTTTGGAGATGATggtaaaaaagaaagcaagaaccaAGGAGAGATCACTGAAGGAAGAGATACTTCACAGAATGAAAACACAATGAAAGGAGGGTCTGGAGATAggactgaaaaagaaagcaagtcagAAGAAAAGAGTGTTAAACCTCCTGATGATGTGAATGAGATAAGGAGTTTGCTGATGGTAACAGTTGAATTACCAGCAGATACTCCCTGTGAGAACATAAAAGAGATTTGTGAGTGTGAGGCTTTAAAGTTGCAGGAGCATGATAACGGGAATAATGAGATGAGCAAAATCATTGCAGCAGAAAGTCAAGTAAGGCAGATGATGAATAAAGATGCGGATTGCACAGATCTCAAGGGGGACCAATTATCACCATCCAGTTCAGGGACAGACGGTACAAATTTAGTGAGTGTGTCAGAGAGGGTTTGCAATATAGCACAAGCAGAATGGTTGGTGGAAATCTCTGATACACCTCAAGAAGTAAAGACAGAAATGGAGATCGACCACAGTGTTTGGTACACCGGCGTGGGAAGCTGCGAAAGCGATAGATTGCAACCAGAGGAACACACTGAAAACATGTCTGAAGACAAAAGATTAGATGTGGAGGAAGGGGGAGCAAGGAATAATCACACTGCCCCAGTGGAAGTAGGGACTGAGAGCTTTTTTCCTAATCCTGCTGAAAATCCAGACATACCACAAGTGCCCATTTTGAAAACACAAGACGCAAGAACAGAACCGATAGATGTGCCAGTTCCTTCTGTGCTGGAGCAGGGCGAAGTTAGCGCCGTCCATGTCACAGGAGAAGCGAAGTCTGGTGAGGGTGAAGGGAAGCCAGCAGATGAATCATCTTCACATGCTGAAATTAAAAGCGCAGAAGAgattttcacagaagaaaacaggGAAGATAGTTCTGTACAGCAAAATTCTGAAGAATAA
- the NIBAN1 gene encoding protein Niban 1 isoform X2, which yields MGGSASGPLDDSKCAYIRGRTEAVIKNFSPHYRCQYAVAFCRHVQNELEQHRDSQSQFLKTKPPVEAGTVLYETEVLHFAEDLKKWKDRYVVIKNDYTVDCFETKEAYQKGASPKYHILPAGGKVLTSEEDYNLLSDKHFPDPVGSSEKEATQAFAQLPKEFPVYLWQPYLRHSYYCFSEPEAQKQFSAVLNDCVRHSNHDFLKQTTYEVEAFLEAIQFFRQEKGHYGTWEMTTGNEKQILSNLVMEELLPNLQTMILPKMKGKRNDRKRAWFGIVEETYGLVQQQVAEGLSTLKEECRDFAKTLEGTIRSDMDQILNSKNFLAGKIKATVSEPAQKCCAENIQPFLTSILEELMGPVSSGFTEVRSLFDKEVSEIIQNFQKTNDTTKLKENVDQLMNLPFNSVKMEPCYLKVNLLQELLQDLKSRFKVYHMDFVVQRTQNFMQELMENAVYTFEQLFSPSRQADSAKVATTIEKVKLRVLKQYDYDSSTVRKKIFQEALIQITLPTMQKTLASACKPELQKYEQFIFADYTSVIQVENVYEEILYQTLLEETLKVIKEAAILKKHNLFEDNLNLPCESVSSLTDLKTPSGSAQTTSAKKPSTTRAEISDTETQSDETLIVTEKISWEKDHGDGKSSDKEAVVPVNVADNQASPSEKVIVTDIGEKQDSPPYTPKKQEAAEEKLTSQNEDTEKAEFVETLEKELKTQEGAVEEKVTSETETMVKADFGASTETEYKVHEGVMEKMVTSGSKKATEAKLVGDAEKESKVQEEVAEVKLTSPHDNVVESEILGSAKKKTQVEEGIMEELPQSENAVGFGDDGKKESKNQGEITEGRDTSQNENTMKGGSGDRTEKESKSEEKSVKPPDDVNEIRSLLMVTVELPADTPCENIKEICECEALKLQEHDNGNNEMSKIIAAESQVRQMMNKDADCTDLKGDQLSPSSSGTDGTNLVSVSERVCNIAQAEWLVEISDTPQEVKTEMEIDHSVWYTGVGSCESDRLQPEEHTENMSEDKRLDVEEGGARNNHTAPVEVGTESFFPNPAENPDIPQVPILKTQDARTEPIDVPVPSVLEQGEVSAVHVTGEAKSGEGEGKPADESSSHAEIKSAEEIFTEENREDSSVQQNSEE from the exons GGAGAACAGAGGCGGTGATAAAAAACTTCAGCCCACACTACAGATGCCAGTATGCCGTGGCTTTCTGCAGGCACGTGCAGAACGAGCTGGAGCAGCACCGGGACTCCCAGTCCCAATTCCTGAAGACCAAG CCCCCGGTGGAAGCTGGGACGGTCTTATACGAAACAGAGGTGCTGCATTTTGCTGAGGACCTGAAGAAGTGGAAGGACAGATACGTTGTTATCAAAAATGACTATACCGTGGACTGCTTTGAGACCAAAGAG GCCTACCAGAAAGGAGCCAGCCCTAAATATCATATTCTTCCTGCAGGAGGCAAAGTACTGACTTCAGAAGAAGATTACAATTTGCTGTCTGATAAACATTTTCCAGATCCTGTTG GCTCCAGTGAGAAGGAGGCCACCCAAGCCTTTGCCCAGCTGCCGAAGGAGTTTCCCGTGTACCTGTGGCAGCCGTACTTGAGGCACAGCTACTACTGCTTCTCGGAGCCCGAAGCGCAGAAGCAGTTCAGCGCAGTGCTGAACGATTGCGTGAGACACTCAAACCACG atTTTCTCAAGCAGACCACATATGAAGTAGAGGCATTTTTAGAAGCCATTCAGTTCTTCCGTCAGGAGAAAGGCCACTATGGGACGTGGGAAATGACAACTGGCAATGAAAAACAG ATCTTAAGCAACCTTGTGATGGAGGAACTCCTACCTAACCTTCAGACGATGATCCTGcctaaaatgaaaggaaagaggaaCGATCGGAAGCGGGCCTGGTTTGGT ATTGTGGAAGAAACATATGGCTTAGTCCAGCAGCAAGTTGCAGAAGGATTAAGTACCTTGAAAGAAGAATGCAGAGATTTTGCAAAAACTCTTGAAGGAACAATTCGCTCAGATATGGATCAGATTCTGAACTCAAAGAACTTCTTGGCTGGAAAAATCAAAG CCACTGTTTCTGAGCCGGCCCAGAAGTGCTGCGCAGAAAATATCCAGCCATTTCTCACTTCCATATTGGAGGAGCTCATGGGCCCAGTGAGTTCTGGATTCACCGAAGTCCGCTCGCTCTTTGATAAAGAAGTTAGTGAAATCATCCAGAACTTCCAGAAGACAAATGATACCACAAAGTTAAAGGAG AATGTGGACCAGCTTATGAACCTACCATTCAACTCTGTGAAAATGGAGCCTTGTTATCTGAAAGTGAACCTCCTCCAGGAACTGCTTCAAGACCTCAAGAGTCGCTTCAAGGTCTATCACATGGATTTTGTGGTTCAGAGGACACAGAACTTCATGCAAGAG CTGATGGAAAATGCAGTTTATACTTTTGAGCAGTTGTTCTCTCCAAGTCGCCAAGCCGACTCAGCGAAAGTTGCAACAACCATTGAAAAAGTCAAGCTGAGAGTACTGAAG CAATATGATTATGACAGCAGCACTGTCCGGAAGAAGATATTTCAAGAAGCACTGATACAGATTACTTTGCCCACAATGCAGAAGACACTGGCTTCAGCATGCAAACCA GAGCTGCAGAAATACGAACAGTTCATTTTTGCTGATTACACTAGTGTGATCCAAGTAGAGAACGTCTATGAAGAGATTTTATATCAGACGCTGCTTGAAGAAACCCTGAAAG TAATAAAAGAAGCTGCCATTCTGAAGAAACACAACCTCTTTGAAGATAACTTGAATTTGCCTTGCGAAAGTGTGTCCAGTTTAACTGACCTGAAGACTCCTTCAGGATCAGCTCAAACCACTTCTGCTAAGAAGCCTTCCACCACCAGAGCAGAAATATCAGATACTGAAACTCAAAGTGACGAAACACTCATTGTGACTGAAAAAATTTCTTGGGAGAAAGATCATGGTGATGGAAAGTCATCAGACAAAGAGGCAGTAGTTCCTGTCAATGTGGCTGATAATCAGGCAAGCCCAAGTGAAAAAGTGATCGTTACAGACATCGGTGAAAAACAGGATTCTCCTCCATATACTCCTAAGAAACAAGAAGCTGCAGAGGAAAAATTAACGTCCCAGAATGAAGATACAGAGAAAGCTGAGTTTGTGGAGACCCTTGAGAAAGAACTTAAGACACAAGAAGGGGCTGTGGAGGAAAAAGTAACTTCTGAGACTGAAACTATGGTGAAAGCAGATTTTGGAGCCAGCACTGAAACAGAATACAAGGTACATGAAGGAGTAATGGAGAAAATGGTAACTTCTGGGAGTAAAAAGGCAACAGAAGCCAAGCTTGTAGGAGAcgcagaaaaagaaagcaaagtacAAGAAGAAGTTGCGGAGGTAAAGTTAACTTCCCCACATGATAATGTAGTAGAATCAGAAATTTTAGGGAGTGCTAAAAAGAAAACCCAGGTAGAAGAAGGGATTATGGAAGAATTGCCTCAGAGTGAAAATGCAGTAGGGTTTGGAGATGATggtaaaaaagaaagcaagaaccaAGGAGAGATCACTGAAGGAAGAGATACTTCACAGAATGAAAACACAATGAAAGGAGGGTCTGGAGATAggactgaaaaagaaagcaagtcagAAGAAAAGAGTGTTAAACCTCCTGATGATGTGAATGAGATAAGGAGTTTGCTGATGGTAACAGTTGAATTACCAGCAGATACTCCCTGTGAGAACATAAAAGAGATTTGTGAGTGTGAGGCTTTAAAGTTGCAGGAGCATGATAACGGGAATAATGAGATGAGCAAAATCATTGCAGCAGAAAGTCAAGTAAGGCAGATGATGAATAAAGATGCGGATTGCACAGATCTCAAGGGGGACCAATTATCACCATCCAGTTCAGGGACAGACGGTACAAATTTAGTGAGTGTGTCAGAGAGGGTTTGCAATATAGCACAAGCAGAATGGTTGGTGGAAATCTCTGATACACCTCAAGAAGTAAAGACAGAAATGGAGATCGACCACAGTGTTTGGTACACCGGCGTGGGAAGCTGCGAAAGCGATAGATTGCAACCAGAGGAACACACTGAAAACATGTCTGAAGACAAAAGATTAGATGTGGAGGAAGGGGGAGCAAGGAATAATCACACTGCCCCAGTGGAAGTAGGGACTGAGAGCTTTTTTCCTAATCCTGCTGAAAATCCAGACATACCACAAGTGCCCATTTTGAAAACACAAGACGCAAGAACAGAACCGATAGATGTGCCAGTTCCTTCTGTGCTGGAGCAGGGCGAAGTTAGCGCCGTCCATGTCACAGGAGAAGCGAAGTCTGGTGAGGGTGAAGGGAAGCCAGCAGATGAATCATCTTCACATGCTGAAATTAAAAGCGCAGAAGAgattttcacagaagaaaacaggGAAGATAGTTCTGTACAGCAAAATTCTGAAGAATAA